A window from Caulobacter sp. X encodes these proteins:
- a CDS encoding pitrilysin family protein, which produces MIRTAKFAFVAAALSTTALSPMALAATPPAKAKVAPAAPKVASVAAIKAPPIVYQQRVLPNGMKVFTSRDATTPNVSVQVWYGVGSKDDPRGRSGFAHLFEHLMFKATRNMPSETLDRLTEDVGGFNNASTWDDFTNYYEVAPANHLERLLWAESDRLKSLVIDESVFASERDVVKEELRQRVLADPYGRFFALSIPQQSFTTHPYQRPGIGSIEELDAATVDDVRAFHQTYYRPDNAALIVVGNFDQAKLDAMIDQYFAGIAKPAGDIPKVSVVEPARSGPKTVNTYGPNVPLPALAITWLAPAAADKDAPALTVLDAILSAGKSSRLYDSLVYEQKIAQSVFSSAPNNAQPGLFYVGAIMAGGKTVQQGETALRAQVARLRDGLVTPAELSEAKAGLLADAVRRREEIDGRGFAIGYALMTEGDAARANTNLASLQAVTAADVQRVARKYLADDKRTVIRYLPEKDRPAGEKDATPPIPKVASVKYDGPVTTLAPEGERQAPPPIAAPVPAALPTPAEKILANGLRVIVAKSSDLPLITADLTVRGGASSDPKGLAGVSSLTAELLTEGTATRSATQVARETEALGANLEAGSGWEAASLTLSVTQNNAAPAMAIMADVAENPAFATAELDRVRAETLDSLSVAYQRPGSLAGFATAPVLYAGSAYGHVAGGTPGSLPKIKRTDLAKTHAAYWRPDNAVLVLTGNLTPEAGFALAEKAFGGWKKPATPPPAPPAAPTGYQPRNVVIDLPGTGQAAVVLAKPAITRTDPNYYQGLVANTVLGVGFSSRLNQEIRIKRGLSYGAGSSLTPQGRFGGFSARVQTKNPSAAEVVSLTRAELTRLASEPAAANELTARKSVLVGGFGRDLGTSEGLANILGNLAVYGVPLTEIQTYAAKVEAVTPDQVQAFAKAQLDPAQMSVIVAGDAKAMGEELTKVAPNATVIPAAKLDLDSPTLGK; this is translated from the coding sequence ATGATCCGCACCGCCAAGTTCGCCTTTGTCGCGGCCGCCCTCTCAACCACGGCGCTTTCGCCGATGGCGTTGGCGGCCACCCCACCCGCGAAGGCGAAGGTCGCCCCAGCCGCGCCCAAGGTCGCGAGCGTCGCGGCGATCAAGGCGCCGCCGATCGTCTATCAGCAGCGCGTGCTGCCCAATGGCATGAAGGTCTTCACCTCGCGCGACGCCACGACGCCCAATGTCTCGGTGCAGGTCTGGTACGGTGTCGGCTCCAAGGACGATCCGCGTGGCCGTTCGGGCTTCGCGCACCTCTTCGAACACCTGATGTTCAAGGCCACGCGGAACATGCCCAGCGAGACGCTGGACCGCCTGACCGAGGATGTCGGCGGCTTCAACAACGCTTCCACCTGGGACGACTTCACCAACTATTACGAGGTCGCGCCGGCCAATCACCTGGAGCGCCTGCTCTGGGCGGAGTCCGATCGCCTGAAGTCGCTGGTGATCGACGAGAGCGTGTTCGCCTCCGAGCGCGACGTCGTGAAGGAAGAGCTGCGCCAGCGCGTTCTGGCCGATCCGTACGGCCGCTTCTTCGCGCTCTCGATCCCCCAGCAGTCGTTCACGACCCATCCGTACCAACGCCCTGGCATCGGCTCGATCGAGGAGTTGGACGCCGCCACGGTCGATGACGTTCGCGCCTTCCACCAGACCTACTATCGGCCCGACAACGCGGCCCTGATCGTCGTGGGCAACTTCGACCAGGCCAAGCTGGACGCGATGATCGACCAGTACTTCGCGGGCATCGCCAAGCCGGCGGGCGACATTCCGAAGGTCTCCGTCGTCGAGCCGGCTCGCTCCGGCCCCAAGACCGTGAACACCTACGGACCGAACGTGCCGCTGCCCGCGCTGGCGATCACCTGGCTGGCGCCGGCGGCCGCCGACAAGGACGCGCCGGCCCTCACCGTGCTGGACGCCATCCTGTCGGCCGGCAAGTCCTCGCGGCTCTATGACAGCCTCGTCTACGAGCAAAAGATCGCCCAGTCGGTGTTCTCCAGCGCGCCGAACAACGCCCAGCCGGGCCTGTTCTACGTCGGCGCGATCATGGCGGGCGGCAAGACGGTCCAGCAGGGCGAGACGGCGCTCCGCGCCCAGGTCGCGCGGCTTCGCGACGGTCTCGTCACGCCCGCCGAGCTCTCGGAAGCCAAGGCCGGCCTGCTGGCCGACGCGGTGCGCCGCCGCGAAGAGATCGACGGTCGCGGCTTCGCCATCGGCTACGCCCTGATGACCGAGGGCGACGCCGCCCGGGCTAACACCAACCTCGCCTCCCTGCAGGCGGTCACCGCCGCCGATGTCCAGCGCGTGGCCCGCAAGTACCTCGCCGACGACAAGCGCACCGTGATCCGCTACCTGCCGGAGAAGGATCGTCCGGCCGGCGAGAAGGACGCAACGCCGCCGATCCCCAAGGTGGCCTCGGTCAAGTACGACGGCCCGGTCACAACGCTCGCGCCGGAAGGCGAGCGCCAGGCGCCGCCGCCGATCGCCGCGCCTGTCCCGGCGGCGCTGCCGACACCGGCCGAGAAGATCCTGGCCAACGGCCTGCGCGTCATCGTCGCCAAGTCCAGCGACCTGCCCCTGATCACCGCCGACCTGACGGTGCGCGGCGGCGCGAGCTCGGACCCCAAGGGCTTGGCGGGCGTCTCCAGCCTGACCGCCGAATTGCTGACGGAGGGCACGGCCACCCGCTCGGCGACCCAGGTCGCGCGCGAGACGGAGGCTCTGGGCGCCAATCTCGAGGCCGGCTCCGGCTGGGAAGCCGCCTCCCTGACCCTGAGCGTCACCCAGAACAACGCCGCGCCGGCCATGGCCATCATGGCCGATGTCGCGGAGAATCCCGCCTTCGCCACGGCGGAACTGGATCGGGTCCGCGCCGAGACCTTGGACAGCCTGTCGGTCGCCTACCAACGCCCCGGCAGCCTGGCCGGCTTCGCCACCGCGCCGGTGCTGTACGCCGGCTCGGCCTATGGACATGTGGCGGGCGGAACGCCGGGCTCGCTGCCCAAGATCAAGCGGACTGACCTCGCCAAGACTCACGCAGCCTACTGGCGTCCTGACAACGCCGTGCTGGTGCTGACCGGCAATCTGACGCCCGAGGCCGGCTTCGCCCTGGCGGAGAAGGCCTTCGGCGGCTGGAAGAAGCCCGCCACGCCGCCGCCCGCGCCGCCCGCCGCCCCGACCGGCTACCAGCCCCGCAACGTGGTTATCGACCTTCCGGGCACGGGCCAGGCGGCCGTGGTTCTGGCCAAGCCGGCGATCACCCGCACGGACCCGAACTATTATCAGGGCCTGGTGGCCAACACGGTGCTGGGCGTCGGCTTCTCGTCGCGCCTGAACCAGGAGATCCGCATCAAGCGCGGCCTCTCCTACGGCGCCGGCTCCAGCCTGACGCCTCAGGGCCGCTTCGGCGGCTTCTCCGCGCGGGTGCAGACCAAGAACCCGTCGGCGGCCGAGGTCGTGTCCCTGACGCGTGCGGAACTGACGCGTCTGGCGTCCGAGCCCGCCGCCGCGAACGAGCTGACCGCGCGCAAGTCCGTGCTGGTGGGCGGTTTCGGCCGCGATCTCGGCACCTCCGAGGGCCTGGCCAACATCCTGGGCAACCTCGCCGTCTACGGCGTGCCGCTGACGGAAATCCAGACCTACGCCGCCAAGGTCGAGGCGGTGACACCGGACCAGGTCCAGGCCTTCGCCAAGGCGCAGCTGGACCCCGCGCAGATGAGCGTGATCGTGGCGGGCGACGCCAAGGCCATGGGCGAAGAGCTCACCAAGGTCGCGCCCAACGCCACGGTGATCCCGGCCGCCAAGCTCGACCTCGACAGCCCCACGCTGGGCAAGTGA
- the mscL gene encoding large-conductance mechanosensitive channel protein MscL, with translation MSVVKEFREFIARGNVIDLAVGVIIGAAFNSIVKSLVDQVVMPPIGLLTGGLDFSKLEWVLRSEDPATDAVEKVAIQYGAFINTLIQFFIVAVVVFLLVKLVNGIRRKDAETPAPAAPPAPTPEEKLLTEIRDLLAKSK, from the coding sequence ATGAGCGTCGTCAAGGAGTTCCGCGAGTTCATAGCCCGCGGCAACGTGATCGACCTGGCCGTCGGCGTGATCATCGGCGCGGCCTTCAACAGCATCGTCAAGAGTCTGGTCGATCAGGTGGTCATGCCGCCAATCGGCCTGCTGACCGGCGGCCTTGACTTCTCGAAGCTGGAATGGGTGCTGCGATCCGAAGATCCGGCGACCGACGCGGTCGAGAAGGTGGCGATCCAGTACGGCGCCTTCATCAACACCTTGATTCAGTTCTTCATCGTCGCGGTCGTGGTGTTCCTGCTGGTCAAGCTGGTCAACGGAATCCGCCGCAAGGACGCCGAGACTCCGGCGCCGGCCGCCCCTCCCGCCCCGACGCCGGAGGAAAAGCTGCTGACCGAAATCCGCGACTTGCTCGCCAAGTCGAAGTAG
- a CDS encoding integration host factor subunit beta, with protein sequence MIKSELIARLANENPHLTQKDVERVVSVILERMIGALEDGGRVELRGFGALSVRSRPARTGRNPRTGEAVEVRAKHVPFFKSGKELRARLNADGDE encoded by the coding sequence ATGATCAAGTCTGAACTCATCGCCAGGCTCGCGAATGAAAATCCGCACCTGACGCAGAAGGACGTCGAGCGCGTCGTCAGCGTGATCCTGGAACGCATGATCGGCGCTCTAGAGGACGGCGGTCGCGTGGAGCTGCGGGGCTTCGGGGCTCTGTCGGTGCGTTCGCGTCCCGCCCGAACCGGCCGCAATCCGCGCACCGGCGAGGCGGTCGAGGTCCGCGCCAAGCACGTGCCATTCTTCAAAAGCGGCAAGGAGCTCCGGGCTCGGCTGAACGCTGACGGCGACGAATAA
- a CDS encoding DUF3857 domain-containing transglutaminase family protein, which produces MFVLFSGFRGVRGAVIAVASITVMASAAQADEKPSYGPPPKWVQVADVPPPPADDQAPSTQLLLNDNQSQHDNTGSAYYNRRIVKVLKPEGLQGGSRSVTWDPVRDKVTLHTLAIIRDGQRIDLLKQGQDVLVLRREKNLERAMLDGRMTASIQIKDLQVGDIVDWAFTQEHKEALLGGRTNDFETMAWSGVAGRYRARLLWPDGTPLTWRITPGFPQPKVSKAGKINELLVDVANAKPPKPPIGAPIRFQRVGMLEATTYTGWEDISRRMAPLFAEASKLSADSSLRAEIAAIAQASADPKARAFKALQLVEDKTRYLFLGMGDGGYKPAPVDETWSRRFGDCKGKTALLLAILRELGVEAEPVLVSTTSGDGMEERLPSAALFNHVIVRARIGGKSYWLDGTRSGDVGDIDGLRPPPFRWALPLRTDGASLEEIVQPSLSRPDSEGVVRIDASGGLDKPAPIIMTNVLRGDAALGLARALRTAPRADIERGLKQNASASLSWVNIETIDFDVSPSGEARIRIGGTADLDWRLNDDLGLREFRIPGSGSGKATAFPRREPGPNADAPYATGFPAYATSTTEIVLPNKGAGFAVKGPNWTGRIANREIVATAELKDGVARFAESSRSVGRELPYAEAEEANRTARRLASEPQIVRAPKGS; this is translated from the coding sequence ATGTTCGTGCTGTTCAGCGGGTTCCGAGGCGTCCGAGGCGCGGTGATCGCCGTCGCCTCCATCACGGTCATGGCCAGCGCCGCTCAGGCGGACGAAAAGCCCAGCTACGGGCCGCCGCCCAAGTGGGTTCAGGTTGCGGACGTTCCCCCGCCGCCCGCCGATGATCAGGCGCCATCGACCCAGCTGCTGCTGAACGACAATCAGTCCCAACACGACAATACGGGCTCGGCCTACTACAACCGCCGGATCGTCAAGGTGCTGAAACCCGAGGGGCTGCAGGGCGGGTCGCGGTCGGTGACCTGGGACCCCGTGCGCGACAAGGTCACGCTCCACACCCTCGCCATCATCCGCGACGGACAGCGGATCGACCTGCTGAAGCAAGGGCAGGACGTCCTGGTCCTGCGGCGCGAGAAGAACCTCGAGCGCGCGATGCTGGACGGGCGCATGACCGCCTCGATCCAGATCAAGGATCTCCAGGTCGGCGACATCGTCGACTGGGCCTTCACCCAGGAGCACAAGGAAGCTCTGCTGGGCGGCCGCACCAATGATTTCGAGACCATGGCGTGGAGCGGCGTCGCGGGCCGATATCGCGCCCGACTGCTGTGGCCCGATGGAACGCCCCTGACTTGGCGGATCACACCGGGCTTTCCGCAGCCCAAAGTCTCCAAGGCGGGCAAGATCAACGAGCTGCTGGTCGACGTCGCGAACGCCAAGCCGCCAAAGCCGCCGATCGGCGCGCCCATCCGGTTCCAGCGCGTAGGGATGCTCGAGGCGACGACCTACACCGGTTGGGAAGACATCTCCCGCCGCATGGCGCCGCTTTTCGCCGAGGCTTCGAAACTGTCGGCGGACTCTTCGCTGCGAGCGGAAATCGCCGCCATCGCGCAGGCGAGCGCCGATCCGAAGGCGCGGGCTTTCAAGGCTTTGCAGCTGGTCGAGGACAAGACCCGCTATCTGTTCCTGGGCATGGGCGATGGCGGCTACAAGCCCGCGCCCGTCGACGAGACCTGGTCGCGGCGCTTCGGCGACTGCAAGGGCAAGACCGCGCTGCTGCTGGCGATCCTGCGCGAACTCGGCGTCGAGGCCGAGCCGGTGCTGGTGTCGACCACCAGCGGCGACGGCATGGAAGAGCGGCTTCCATCGGCGGCGCTGTTCAACCATGTCATCGTTCGCGCTCGCATCGGCGGCAAGAGCTATTGGCTTGACGGTACGCGCTCGGGAGACGTCGGCGACATCGATGGATTGCGGCCGCCGCCGTTCCGCTGGGCTTTGCCGCTGCGGACGGATGGGGCGTCGCTGGAAGAGATCGTCCAGCCCTCGCTCAGCCGCCCCGACAGCGAGGGCGTGGTCCGTATCGATGCGTCGGGCGGCCTCGACAAGCCCGCGCCGATCATCATGACCAACGTGCTCCGCGGCGACGCCGCCCTGGGCTTGGCCCGCGCCCTGCGCACCGCGCCCCGAGCCGATATCGAACGTGGCCTAAAGCAAAACGCTTCCGCCAGCCTGAGCTGGGTGAATATCGAGACGATCGACTTCGACGTGTCCCCCAGCGGCGAGGCCAGGATCAGGATTGGCGGAACAGCCGACCTCGACTGGCGCTTGAACGACGACCTCGGGCTTCGAGAGTTCCGCATCCCGGGATCCGGTTCGGGCAAGGCGACGGCCTTCCCCCGACGCGAGCCAGGTCCGAACGCCGATGCGCCCTACGCGACCGGCTTCCCAGCCTACGCGACATCGACCACCGAAATCGTCCTGCCCAACAAGGGCGCGGGCTTCGCGGTCAAGGGGCCTAACTGGACGGGTCGCATCGCCAATCGAGAGATCGTGGCGACCGCGGAGCTGAAGGACGGCGTGGCGAGGTTCGCCGAATCCAGTCGAAGCGTCGGCCGGGAACTGCCCTACGCCGAGGCCGAAGAGGCCAACAGGACGGCTCGCCGCCTGGCCTCCGAGCCGCAGATCGTCCGCGCGCCTAAGGGTTCATAG
- the rpsA gene encoding 30S ribosomal protein S1 translates to MADDMSFNPTRDDFEALLNDSMGGRDFAEGTVVKGKVVGIEKDFAIIDVGLKTEGRVQLKEFGVDEAGKPTVKAGDTVEVFLERLENAMGEAVISREKAKREEAWTRLEGVYARNEPVMGAIVGRVKGGFTVDLGGASAFLPGSQVDIRPVRDVGPLMGKEQPFAILKMDRPRGNIVVSRRAILEEARAEQRTELVSQLQEGEIREGVVKNITDYGAFVDLGGIDGLLHVTDMSWKRVNHPSQVLAVGDTVKVQIVKINPDTQRISLGMKQLQSDPWDGVEAKYPVGAKFTGRITNITDYGAFVELEAGVEGLVHVSEMSWTKKNVHPGKIVSTSQEVDVVVLDVDPSKRRVSLGLKQALANPWEAFLEAHPVGSTVEGEVKNATEFGLFIGLDNDIDGMVHLSDIDWSVPGEEAMARYKKGDMVKAKVLDVDVEKERISLGIKQLAGDPMSGDTYRKGQTVTVTVTEVTSGGIEVRFGEDDAPMSAFIRKSDLSRDRQEQRPERFAVGDRVDAQITNIDKAARRVSLSIKSLEMAEEKEAIEQFGSSDSGASLGDILGAALRERASKE, encoded by the coding sequence ATGGCTGACGATATGAGCTTCAACCCGACGCGCGACGATTTCGAAGCGCTCCTCAACGACTCGATGGGCGGCCGTGACTTCGCCGAAGGCACCGTCGTCAAGGGCAAGGTCGTCGGGATCGAAAAGGACTTCGCCATCATCGACGTCGGTCTGAAGACCGAAGGCCGCGTCCAGCTGAAGGAATTCGGCGTCGACGAAGCCGGCAAGCCGACCGTCAAGGCCGGCGACACCGTCGAAGTGTTCCTGGAACGCCTCGAAAACGCGATGGGCGAAGCGGTCATCAGCCGCGAAAAGGCCAAGCGCGAAGAAGCCTGGACCCGTCTGGAAGGCGTCTACGCCCGCAACGAACCCGTCATGGGCGCGATCGTCGGCCGCGTGAAGGGCGGCTTCACCGTCGACCTGGGCGGCGCCTCGGCCTTCCTGCCGGGCTCGCAAGTCGACATCCGTCCGGTCCGCGACGTCGGCCCGCTGATGGGCAAGGAACAGCCCTTCGCCATCCTGAAGATGGACCGTCCGCGCGGCAACATCGTCGTCTCGCGTCGCGCCATCCTGGAAGAAGCCCGCGCCGAGCAGCGCACCGAACTGGTGTCGCAGCTGCAAGAGGGTGAAATCCGCGAAGGCGTCGTCAAGAACATCACCGACTACGGCGCGTTCGTTGACCTGGGCGGCATCGACGGCCTGCTGCACGTCACCGACATGAGCTGGAAGCGCGTCAACCACCCGAGCCAAGTGCTCGCGGTCGGCGACACCGTGAAGGTCCAGATCGTCAAGATCAACCCGGACACCCAGCGCATCTCGCTCGGCATGAAGCAGCTGCAGTCGGATCCGTGGGACGGCGTGGAAGCCAAGTACCCGGTCGGCGCCAAGTTCACGGGCCGCATCACCAACATCACCGACTACGGCGCCTTCGTGGAGCTGGAAGCCGGCGTTGAAGGCCTGGTGCACGTCTCGGAAATGTCCTGGACCAAGAAGAACGTCCACCCCGGCAAGATCGTCTCGACCTCGCAAGAAGTCGACGTGGTCGTGCTGGACGTCGATCCGTCCAAGCGCCGCGTCTCGCTGGGCCTGAAGCAGGCCCTGGCCAACCCGTGGGAAGCCTTCCTGGAAGCGCACCCGGTCGGCTCGACCGTCGAAGGCGAAGTCAAGAACGCGACCGAGTTCGGTCTGTTCATCGGCCTCGACAACGACATCGACGGCATGGTGCACCTGTCGGACATCGACTGGAGCGTCCCGGGCGAAGAAGCCATGGCCCGCTACAAGAAGGGCGACATGGTCAAGGCGAAGGTTCTCGACGTCGACGTCGAGAAGGAACGCATCTCGCTGGGCATCAAGCAGCTGGCGGGCGACCCGATGTCGGGCGACACCTACCGCAAGGGCCAAACCGTGACCGTCACCGTCACGGAAGTGACCTCGGGCGGCATCGAAGTCCGCTTCGGTGAAGACGACGCTCCGATGTCGGCCTTCATCCGCAAGTCGGACCTGTCGCGCGACCGTCAAGAGCAACGTCCGGAGCGTTTCGCCGTGGGTGACCGCGTCGACGCCCAGATCACCAACATCGACAAGGCCGCGCGCCGCGTCTCGTTGTCGATCAAGTCGCTGGAAATGGCCGAAGAGAAGGAAGCCATCGAGCAGTTCGGCTCGTCGGACTCCGGCGCTTCGCTGGGCGACATCCTGGGCGCCGCTCTGCGCGAGCGCGCCAGCAAGGAATAG
- the cmk gene encoding (d)CMP kinase: protein MAFVIAVDGPAASGKGTIAGRLAALYGYPLLDTGLLYRAVGVGVLAGAGDLDDPIAAEAVARTLDLSDLDRAEVRTRAAGEAASRVAVHPGVRAALFDLQRDFAQRQPGSVLDGRDIGTVIAPHAPAKLYVTARPEIRAERRWKQLVGQGEAVDFEDILADIHKRDARDGGRKDAPMTQAPDAVLLDTSEMTIEQAFDAARRIVEDARARHRL from the coding sequence ATGGCGTTCGTGATCGCCGTCGATGGTCCCGCCGCGTCCGGCAAGGGCACCATCGCGGGGCGCCTGGCGGCGCTCTATGGCTATCCGCTGCTGGACACCGGCCTGCTCTACCGGGCGGTCGGCGTGGGCGTCCTGGCGGGCGCCGGCGATCTGGACGACCCGATCGCCGCCGAGGCCGTGGCGCGTACGCTCGACCTTTCGGATCTGGACCGGGCGGAAGTGCGCACGCGGGCGGCGGGCGAGGCGGCCAGTCGCGTCGCCGTGCATCCTGGCGTGCGCGCGGCCCTGTTCGACCTGCAGCGCGACTTCGCCCAGCGTCAGCCCGGCTCCGTGCTGGACGGGCGCGACATCGGCACGGTCATCGCGCCTCACGCGCCGGCCAAGCTCTATGTCACCGCCCGCCCCGAAATCCGCGCCGAGCGGCGCTGGAAGCAGCTGGTTGGCCAGGGCGAGGCGGTCGATTTTGAGGATATCCTGGCCGATATCCATAAGCGCGACGCCCGCGACGGCGGTCGCAAGGACGCCCCGATGACGCAGGCGCCCGACGCCGTCTTGCTCGATACGTCGGAAATGACTATAGAGCAGGCCTTCGATGCGGCCCGCCGTATCGTCGAGGACGCGCGCGCCCGTCACCGGCTCTAG
- the aroA gene encoding 3-phosphoshikimate 1-carboxyvinyltransferase, whose amino-acid sequence MSSAGLKSAPGSALRGIVRAPGDKSISHRSMILGALATGTTTVEGLLEGDDVLATARAMQAFGARVEQEGVGRWRIEGQGGFSEPSDVIDCGNAGTGVRLIMGAAAGFPMCATFTGDSSLRGRPMGRVLDPLARMGATWLGRDKGRLPLTLKGGALRGLNYTLPMASAQVKSAVLLAGLHAEGGVEVIEPEATRDHTERMLRAFGAEVIVEDRVVGEKTIRHIRLPEGQKLTGTHIAVPGDPSSAAFPLVAGLIVPGSEVTVEGVMLNELRTGLFTTLQEMGADLVISNQRLSSGEEVGDITARYSKLKGVVVPPERAPSMIDEYPILAIAAAFAEGDTVMRGVGEMRVKESDRIALTAAGLEACGVDVEEEPEGFIVHGTGQAPRGGATVETHGDHRIAMSHLILGMAAQAPVAVDEPGMIATSFPGFADLMRGLGATLAEA is encoded by the coding sequence ATGTCGTCGGCTGGATTGAAGAGCGCCCCCGGAAGCGCTCTGCGAGGGATCGTGCGCGCTCCGGGAGACAAGTCCATTTCTCACCGTTCGATGATCCTGGGCGCGCTGGCGACCGGGACGACGACGGTCGAGGGCCTTCTAGAGGGCGACGACGTGCTCGCCACCGCGCGGGCCATGCAGGCCTTCGGCGCGCGGGTGGAGCAGGAGGGCGTCGGTCGCTGGCGCATCGAGGGCCAGGGAGGGTTCTCCGAGCCCTCGGACGTCATCGACTGCGGAAACGCCGGCACTGGCGTGCGCCTGATCATGGGCGCGGCGGCCGGCTTTCCAATGTGCGCCACCTTCACCGGCGACAGCTCGCTGCGCGGACGGCCGATGGGCCGGGTCCTGGATCCGCTGGCCCGCATGGGCGCGACCTGGCTGGGCCGCGACAAGGGGCGCTTGCCCCTGACCTTGAAGGGCGGCGCCCTGCGCGGCCTGAACTACACCCTGCCGATGGCTTCGGCTCAGGTGAAGTCGGCCGTGCTGCTGGCCGGCCTGCACGCCGAGGGCGGCGTCGAGGTGATCGAGCCGGAAGCCACGCGCGACCATACCGAGCGCATGCTCCGGGCTTTTGGCGCGGAAGTGATCGTCGAAGACCGCGTCGTCGGCGAAAAGACTATCCGCCACATCCGTCTGCCCGAGGGGCAGAAGCTCACCGGAACCCATATCGCCGTGCCGGGCGATCCGTCTTCGGCCGCCTTCCCGTTGGTCGCAGGCCTGATCGTCCCGGGCTCTGAGGTCACGGTCGAGGGCGTGATGCTCAACGAACTGCGCACGGGCCTTTTCACGACCCTGCAGGAGATGGGCGCGGATCTCGTGATCTCGAACCAACGCCTGTCCAGCGGCGAAGAGGTCGGCGACATCACCGCCCGTTATTCCAAGCTCAAGGGCGTGGTCGTCCCGCCCGAGCGCGCGCCGTCGATGATCGACGAATATCCGATCCTGGCGATCGCGGCGGCCTTCGCCGAGGGCGACACGGTGATGCGCGGCGTTGGCGAGATGCGGGTCAAGGAAAGCGACCGGATCGCCCTGACCGCCGCCGGCCTGGAAGCTTGCGGCGTCGATGTCGAGGAAGAGCCGGAAGGCTTCATCGTCCACGGGACGGGCCAGGCCCCGCGCGGCGGCGCGACGGTCGAGACCCATGGCGACCATCGGATCGCCATGAGCCACCTGATCCTGGGCATGGCCGCCCAGGCGCCGGTCGCCGTCGATGAGCCGGGCATGATCGCCACGAGCTTCCCGGGCTTCGCCGACCTCATGCGCGGTCTCGGCGCGACGCTGGCGGAAGCCTGA
- a CDS encoding TIGR02300 family protein, with product MANPDLGAKQICPNCQSKFYDLNRRPAVCPKCGEQFDPEEALKSRRVRARAITPDYESDDEKESVAPKEEDGFEDEVDETPEIDEAAEADVVETDDEDAEPGATPAGDADLGVDFAEDDDLAEDEADDVPFLEDEDDDDILDEEIEGLPGEGDDD from the coding sequence TTGGCCAATCCCGACCTGGGCGCAAAACAAATCTGCCCCAACTGCCAATCGAAGTTCTATGACCTCAACCGCCGTCCGGCCGTTTGCCCCAAATGCGGCGAGCAGTTCGACCCGGAAGAGGCCCTGAAGTCGCGGCGCGTCCGCGCCCGCGCCATCACGCCGGACTACGAGTCCGACGATGAGAAGGAGTCGGTCGCCCCGAAGGAGGAGGACGGCTTCGAGGATGAAGTCGACGAGACTCCGGAAATCGACGAAGCCGCCGAAGCCGACGTCGTCGAAACGGACGACGAAGACGCCGAGCCCGGCGCGACGCCCGCCGGCGACGCGGACCTGGGCGTGGACTTCGCCGAGGACGACGATCTCGCCGAAGACGAAGCCGACGACGTGCCGTTCCTGGAGGACGAGGACGACGACGATATCCTCGACGAGGAGATCGAAGGTCTGCCCGGCGAGGGCGACGACGACTGA
- a CDS encoding Hsp20 family protein, whose amino-acid sequence MTRTILFDSPFLLGFEHTRDLIERAAKAASESYPPYNVEQSENGGVRITLAVAGFSPEQLQVTVEGGQLIVAGKRDADARGEAERAFLHRGIAARGFVRTFVLAEGMEVQAATLEHGLLHIDLARPEPERLVKRIPIRSAG is encoded by the coding sequence ATGACCCGGACGATCCTGTTCGACAGCCCCTTCCTGCTGGGCTTCGAGCACACCAGAGACCTGATCGAGCGCGCCGCCAAGGCCGCGTCCGAAAGCTATCCGCCTTACAATGTCGAGCAGTCCGAGAACGGCGGCGTGCGCATCACCCTGGCCGTGGCCGGGTTCTCGCCCGAGCAACTGCAGGTGACGGTCGAAGGCGGCCAACTGATCGTGGCCGGCAAGCGCGACGCCGATGCGCGCGGCGAGGCCGAGCGAGCCTTCCTGCACCGCGGCATCGCCGCCCGAGGCTTTGTGCGCACCTTCGTCCTCGCCGAGGGCATGGAGGTGCAGGCCGCAACCCTTGAGCACGGCCTCCTGCACATCGATCTGGCGCGTCCGGAACCCGAGCGCCTGGTCAAGCGCATCCCTATCCGCAGCGCGGGCTGA
- a CDS encoding DUF1150 family protein produces the protein MTPNTHHSPLFTSEAFAALGAPDLVYVRPIKAAEVLADAPEGVDDFNLSPDQTLYAVCRADGARLAVMIDRDTAIAAALAHELAPVSVH, from the coding sequence ATGACGCCCAACACTCATCACAGCCCGCTCTTCACGAGCGAAGCTTTCGCGGCCCTTGGCGCCCCTGACCTTGTCTATGTGCGGCCGATCAAGGCCGCCGAAGTGCTCGCCGACGCGCCGGAGGGCGTGGACGACTTCAATCTCTCGCCTGACCAGACGCTATACGCTGTGTGCCGCGCGGACGGCGCGCGCTTGGCCGTCATGATCGACCGCGACACCGCGATCGCGGCCGCCTTGGCGCACGAACTGGCGCCGGTCTCTGTGCACTAG